The proteins below come from a single Fusobacterium nucleatum genomic window:
- a CDS encoding YadA-like family protein: MGIANTANKKFSSAFGYLNTATGDRSSAFGYNNITYGKENSAFGYRNRTVGEGSSAFGYWNEARGDRSSAVGFINEASGFCSSAFGYNNTASGYSSSAFGYLNTASGYSSSAFGHMNKAKEESSSAFGYLNEASGKWSNAFGSLYKVTGEASGAFGVGEVDDYVHYNHKYINEGKNSYMFGNYNKIAAGTQNNFILGNNVSIANGISNSVVLGNGSTVSSSNEVSVGSKGKERKITNVGDGEISNSSTDAVNGRQLYSGEGIDTAAWKAKLGVGSGGGGGGIDAYTKNEADNKFANKTDLNDYTKKDDYRDANGIDVDKWKAKLGTGASSTDIQNLRNEVYEKIDNVKNEVRNVGSLSAALAGLHPMQYDPKAPAQVMAALGHYKNKQAIAVGASYHFNDKFMVSTGIALSGEKRTETMANVGFTVKLGKGSGVSYNETPQYVVQNEVKRLTVENQDLKSKINNQDNRIKEQDEKIKNLEEKLNRLLKIK; the protein is encoded by the coding sequence ATAGGAATAGCTAATACAGCCAATAAAAAATTTAGTTCTGCTTTTGGATATCTGAATACAGCAACAGGAGATCGGAGTTCTGCTTTTGGATATAATAATATAACCTATGGAAAAGAGAATTCTGCTTTTGGATATCGGAATAGAACAGTTGGAGAGGGCAGTTCCGCTTTTGGATATTGGAATGAAGCAAGAGGAGATCGGAGTTCTGCTGTTGGATTTATAAATGAAGCATCTGGATTTTGTAGTTCTGCTTTTGGATATAATAATACAGCCAGTGGATATAGTAGTTCTGCTTTTGGATATCTGAATACAGCTAGTGGATATAGTAGTTCTGCTTTTGGACATATGAATAAAGCCAAAGAAGAGAGTAGTTCTGCTTTTGGATATTTGAATGAAGCTAGTGGAAAGTGGAGTAATGCTTTTGGTAGTCTATATAAAGTTACTGGCGAAGCTTCTGGTGCTTTTGGTGTAGGTGAAGTTGATGATTATGTTCATTATAATCATAAATATATAAATGAAGGTAAAAATTCATATATGTTTGGTAATTATAACAAAATAGCTGCAGGCACTCAAAATAACTTTATCCTAGGTAATAATGTTTCTATTGCTAATGGTATTAGTAATTCTGTTGTTTTAGGAAATGGCTCTACTGTTTCATCTTCTAATGAGGTATCTGTTGGTAGTAAAGGTAAAGAAAGGAAAATAACTAATGTTGGAGATGGAGAAATTTCTAACAGTTCTACTGATGCTGTTAACGGTAGACAATTATACAGTGGAGAGGGAATTGACACTGCTGCTTGGAAAGCTAAATTAGGTGTTGGCTCTGGTGGAGGAGGTGGTGGTATTGATGCCTATACCAAAAATGAAGCTGATAACAAATTTGCAAATAAAACTGATTTGAATGACTATACTAAAAAAGATGATTATAGAGATGCTAACGGCATTGATGTTGATAAATGGAAGGCTAAACTTGGCACTGGAGCTAGCTCTACTGATATTCAAAATTTAAGAAACGAAGTATATGAAAAAATTGATAATGTTAAGAATGAAGTAAGAAATGTAGGTTCTTTGAGTGCTGCTCTTGCTGGCTTGCATCCTATGCAATATGACCCAAAAGCTCCTGCACAAGTTATGGCAGCATTAGGACATTATAAAAATAAACAAGCTATTGCTGTTGGAGCAAGTTATCACTTCAATGATAAATTTATGGTAAGTACAGGTATTGCTCTTTCAGGAGAAAAGAGAACTGAAACTATGGCTAATGTAGGCTTTACTGTTAAACTTGGTAAGGGTAGTGGAGTTAGTTATAATGAAACACCTCAATATGTTGTTCAAAATGAAGTTAAGAGATTGACAGTTGAAAATCAAGATTTAAAATCTAAAATTAATAATCAAGACAATAGAATAAAAGAACAAGATGAAAAGATTAAGAATTTAGAAGAAAAGTTAAATAGATTATTGAAAATTAAATAA
- a CDS encoding SoxR reducing system RseC family protein: MVNKGIVTKINGDTIAIKLYKSSSCSHCSCCSEANKMGSNFEFKINQKVELGDLVTLEISEKDVVKAAFIAYIFPPIFMILGYIVADYLEFSETKSIIGSFLGLGVGFIFLAIYDRFFAKKTIDEEIKIVSVEKYDPNACVNLAESCEDFF; the protein is encoded by the coding sequence ATGGTTAATAAAGGTATTGTTACTAAAATTAATGGCGATACTATCGCTATAAAGTTATATAAAAGTTCTTCTTGCTCACATTGTAGTTGTTGTAGTGAAGCTAATAAAATGGGAAGTAACTTTGAGTTTAAAATAAATCAAAAGGTTGAATTAGGAGATTTAGTTACCCTAGAAATTTCTGAAAAAGATGTTGTAAAAGCAGCTTTTATAGCTTATATTTTCCCACCAATATTTATGATTTTGGGATATATAGTGGCAGATTACTTAGAATTTTCTGAAACAAAATCTATAATTGGAAGTTTTTTAGGATTGGGAGTAGGTTTTATTTTTCTTGCTATTTATGATAGATTTTTTGCCAAAAAAACAATAGATGAAGAAATTAAAATTGTTTCTGTTGAAAAATATGACCCAAATGCTTGTGTTAATTTGGCTGAATCTTGTGAGGATTTCTTTTAA
- a CDS encoding L,D-transpeptidase family protein, with product MDKKKILLFMLMITMSFNINAAPSASFAETINNENIKIIATYDNEMPQEIRRIYKPKHTGEGVSYFDYIFIKARVSNLREKPDPNSQIVGKYTYDSKLKVLEKVKYQGNVWYLAEDTKGTRGYIAASQTEKRDFRFQMALDKIYDLENFINKSLDEGATLMSVNTYVPNPSNVNPKRQKDKYGTSLDQNLLGISKKGEQIIIPDRSVVKVIENRGDKVLVKALSIPEELEVSKEKLSAYPSIKKGFRKVVAIDIENQNFMVFEKSKQTNEWDLISYVYTKTGIDSQLGYETPKGYFSVPVVKYVMPYTDETGQKAGSAKFAIRFCGGGYLHGTPINVQEEINKEFFLRQKEYTLGTTTGTRKCVRTSEGHAKFLFDWLVNSPNKDSNNQRLSEDAYFIVF from the coding sequence ATGGATAAAAAGAAAATCTTATTATTTATGTTAATGATAACTATGTCTTTTAATATAAATGCAGCACCAAGTGCTTCATTTGCTGAAACAATAAACAATGAAAATATAAAAATTATTGCTACTTATGATAATGAGATGCCACAAGAGATAAGAAGAATTTATAAACCTAAACACACAGGAGAAGGGGTGTCATATTTTGATTATATATTTATTAAAGCAAGAGTATCAAATTTAAGAGAAAAACCTGATCCTAATTCTCAAATTGTAGGAAAGTATACTTATGATAGTAAGTTAAAAGTTTTGGAAAAAGTAAAATATCAAGGTAATGTTTGGTATCTAGCTGAAGATACTAAGGGAACTAGAGGATATATAGCAGCTAGCCAAACAGAAAAAAGAGATTTTAGATTCCAAATGGCTCTTGATAAAATATATGATTTAGAAAATTTTATAAATAAATCCCTTGATGAAGGTGCAACTTTAATGAGTGTAAATACTTATGTACCAAATCCAAGTAATGTAAATCCAAAAAGACAAAAAGATAAATATGGAACAAGCTTAGATCAAAATTTATTAGGTATAAGTAAAAAAGGTGAACAAATAATAATACCTGATAGATCTGTGGTTAAAGTAATTGAAAATAGAGGAGATAAAGTCTTAGTAAAAGCATTATCAATTCCAGAAGAACTTGAAGTTTCTAAGGAAAAACTTTCAGCTTATCCTTCTATAAAAAAAGGATTTAGAAAGGTTGTAGCAATAGATATAGAAAATCAAAACTTTATGGTTTTTGAAAAGTCAAAACAAACTAATGAATGGGACTTAATTAGTTATGTATATACAAAAACTGGTATAGATAGTCAATTAGGATATGAAACTCCAAAAGGCTATTTCTCTGTACCAGTGGTAAAATATGTGATGCCTTATACAGATGAAACTGGACAAAAAGCAGGTTCTGCTAAATTTGCTATAAGATTCTGTGGAGGAGGATATTTGCATGGAACTCCAATCAATGTACAAGAAGAAATTAATAAAGAATTCTTTTTAAGGCAAAAAGAATATACATTAGGAACAACAACAGGTACTAGAAAATGTGTTAGAACGAGTGAAGGTCATGCAAAATTCCTATTTGACTGGTTAGTAAATAGTCCTAATAAAGATTCTAATAATCAAAGATTATCAGAGGATGCTTATTTTATTGTATTTTAA
- a CDS encoding OmpA family protein, with protein sequence MKKKLYAVLLLALLLTACSSTKTTKKTNIGVDSTNKYAVEDTEANKKPLEDIIVFNEEGVTIRREGNNLILSMPELILFDFDKYVVKDKIKPSLSTLAKALGENKDIHIKIDGYTDFIGTEAYNLDLSVKRARAIKDFLISKGAIGSNISIEGYGEQNPADTNQTAAGRSRNRRVEFIISRG encoded by the coding sequence ATGAAGAAAAAATTATATGCCGTGCTTTTATTAGCTCTTTTACTAACAGCTTGTAGTAGTACAAAGACAACAAAAAAAACAAATATAGGTGTTGATTCAACTAATAAATATGCTGTTGAAGATACAGAAGCAAATAAAAAACCATTAGAAGATATTATAGTTTTTAATGAAGAAGGAGTTACAATTAGAAGAGAAGGTAATAACTTAATATTATCAATGCCTGAATTAATATTATTTGACTTTGATAAATATGTAGTTAAAGATAAGATAAAACCTTCACTTTCAACTTTAGCAAAAGCTTTGGGAGAAAATAAAGATATCCATATAAAAATAGATGGATATACAGACTTTATAGGAACTGAAGCATACAATTTAGACTTATCTGTAAAGAGAGCAAGAGCTATTAAAGATTTCTTAATTTCTAAGGGTGCTATTGGATCTAATATCTCAATAGAAGGTTATGGTGAACAAAATCCAGCAGATACTAATCAAACTGCTGCTGGTAGATCAAGAAATAGAAGAGTTGAGTTCATTATATCAAGAGGATAA
- a CDS encoding pyridoxal phosphate-dependent aminotransferase, protein MLAKRYTGKKLVDNIFATSKKAKQAIKEFGKENVINATIGSLYNEDEKLAVYDVVESVYRNLPPEDLYAYSTNVIGEDEYLEEVIKAVFFDDYKEALKELHIASIATTGGTGAISNSVKNYMDTGDKVLLPNWMWGTYKNIVIENGGKVETYQLFDKNGDFNFEDFKNKVLELAKIQKNVVLILNEPSHNPTGFKMTCEEWINLMNFFKSIKDTNIIVIRDVAYFEYDDRSEKETKKLRKLLVGLPKNVLFIYAFSLSKSLSIYGMRIGAQIAVSTDEEVIQEFKDAIPFSCRTTWSNIPKGGMKLFATIMKNPELKANFLKEKQGYMNLLNERANIFLTEAKEENLEVLPYKSGFFVTVPVGKIVDKVIEDLESKNIFVIKFDTGIRIGLCSVPKRKIKGLAKKIKDSIEKFKN, encoded by the coding sequence ATGTTAGCAAAAAGATATACAGGAAAAAAATTAGTTGACAATATATTTGCAACAAGTAAAAAAGCTAAACAAGCTATTAAAGAATTTGGAAAAGAGAATGTAATCAATGCAACTATTGGTTCACTTTATAATGAAGATGAAAAGTTAGCTGTCTATGATGTTGTTGAAAGTGTATATAGGAATCTTCCACCAGAAGATTTATATGCTTATTCTACAAATGTAATAGGAGAAGATGAATATCTTGAAGAAGTTATAAAGGCAGTTTTTTTTGATGATTATAAAGAAGCATTAAAAGAATTACACATTGCTTCTATTGCAACAACAGGTGGAACAGGGGCTATATCTAACAGTGTCAAAAACTATATGGATACAGGAGATAAAGTTCTACTACCAAATTGGATGTGGGGAACATATAAAAATATAGTTATTGAAAATGGTGGAAAAGTTGAAACATACCAATTATTTGATAAAAATGGAGATTTTAACTTTGAAGATTTCAAAAATAAAGTTTTAGAATTGGCAAAAATTCAAAAAAATGTTGTTCTTATATTAAATGAACCTAGTCATAATCCAACAGGATTCAAAATGACCTGTGAAGAATGGATAAATCTTATGAATTTTTTTAAGAGTATAAAAGATACTAATATAATTGTTATTAGAGATGTAGCTTATTTTGAATATGATGATAGAAGCGAAAAAGAAACAAAAAAATTGAGAAAATTATTAGTCGGTTTACCTAAAAATGTGCTATTTATATATGCATTTAGTCTGTCAAAATCTTTATCTATATATGGAATGAGAATAGGTGCACAAATTGCTGTTTCAACTGACGAAGAAGTTATACAAGAGTTTAAAGATGCTATTCCATTTTCTTGTAGAACAACTTGGTCTAATATTCCAAAAGGTGGAATGAAATTATTTGCTACTATTATGAAAAATCCTGAATTAAAAGCTAATTTCTTAAAAGAAAAACAAGGATATATGAATTTATTAAATGAAAGAGCTAATATATTTTTAACAGAAGCTAAGGAAGAAAATTTAGAAGTTTTACCGTATAAAAGTGGTTTCTTTGTAACTGTTCCAGTTGGAAAAATTGTAGATAAAGTCATAGAAGATTTAGAAAGTAAGAATATATTTGTTATAAAATTTGATACTGGTATAAGAATAGGATTATGTAGTGTTCCAAAAAGAAAAATAAAAGGACTTGCTAAAAAAATAAAAGATTCCATTGAAAAATTTAAAAATTAA
- a CDS encoding glycerol-3-phosphate responsive antiterminator: MGIKSILERNPIIPAIKDNITLDKALNSNSELVFIILSNIMNIKDYTDKLKKVNKKVYIHIDMIDGLNSTNNAIDYIVNTVKPDGILTTKSNVVAHAYKNNINVIQRFFVLDSLSYEKTLLNIKENKIIAAEIMPGLMPKIIRKLSQETHIPIITGGLIKEKEDVINAINAGALSVSTTETKLWED; this comes from the coding sequence ATGGGAATAAAAAGTATTTTAGAAAGAAATCCTATTATACCAGCAATAAAAGATAACATAACTCTTGATAAAGCCTTAAACTCCAATAGTGAATTAGTTTTTATTATTTTATCAAATATAATGAATATAAAAGATTACACAGATAAATTAAAAAAAGTAAATAAAAAAGTATATATTCATATTGATATGATAGATGGTTTAAACAGTACAAATAATGCTATAGATTATATAGTAAATACTGTAAAACCTGATGGAATATTGACAACAAAATCAAATGTTGTAGCACATGCTTATAAAAATAATATAAATGTAATTCAAAGATTTTTTGTACTTGATAGTTTATCTTATGAAAAAACACTTTTAAATATTAAAGAAAATAAAATTATAGCAGCTGAGATAATGCCTGGGCTTATGCCTAAAATTATAAGAAAACTTTCTCAGGAAACTCATATACCAATAATCACTGGTGGTTTAATAAAAGAGAAAGAAGATGTGATAAATGCCATAAATGCAGGAGCTTTATCAGTTTCAACCACAGAAACAAAATTATGGGAAGATTAA
- the corA gene encoding magnesium/cobalt transporter CorA: protein MPNSNRKLGLLPGSVVYTGENPNYNITITVIYYSKDSHKREVFLADDKIDIDLEFNGNIWINIDGINDVNLIKEIGGIFNIDSLSLEDIANPEQRVKIDDRDSYIHIILKMLQMELLTKEVQYEQLSLIIKDNILITFQETPYDMFESIRSRVENPNTKLASKDISYLAYILIDTIVDNYLLVLDEVETEIDDIENKLVESADRGDLENILSLKQNIAVLKKFISPVRELISKLQTRSMLNYFHEDMKYYLSDLNDHGIIVFDTVDMLNNRATELIQLYHSMISNTMNEIMKILAIISTIFMPLSFIVGLYGMNFEYMPELKWHYGYFISIGLMVGLVILMIIYFKKKKWF, encoded by the coding sequence TTGCCAAATTCAAATAGAAAATTAGGTTTGCTCCCAGGAAGTGTTGTATACACAGGGGAAAATCCTAATTATAATATAACTATTACTGTAATTTATTATTCAAAAGATTCTCATAAAAGAGAAGTTTTTTTAGCTGATGATAAAATAGATATAGATTTAGAATTTAATGGAAATATTTGGATAAATATAGATGGTATTAATGATGTAAATCTTATAAAAGAGATAGGGGGAATATTTAATATAGATTCCTTATCCTTAGAAGATATTGCTAATCCAGAACAAAGGGTAAAGATAGATGATAGAGATTCATATATTCATATAATATTAAAAATGTTGCAAATGGAGCTACTTACAAAAGAAGTTCAATACGAACAGTTATCATTAATAATAAAAGATAATATTTTAATTACCTTTCAAGAAACTCCTTATGATATGTTTGAATCAATAAGAAGTAGAGTAGAAAATCCAAATACAAAGCTAGCTTCAAAAGATATTAGTTATCTTGCATACATATTGATAGATACAATAGTAGATAATTATTTATTAGTCTTAGATGAGGTTGAAACAGAAATAGATGATATTGAAAATAAACTAGTTGAAAGTGCTGATAGAGGGGATTTAGAAAACATTTTATCCTTGAAACAAAATATAGCAGTCTTAAAAAAATTTATTTCTCCAGTTAGAGAATTAATTTCTAAATTACAAACTAGAAGTATGTTAAATTATTTTCATGAAGATATGAAATATTATTTAAGTGACTTAAATGACCATGGAATTATAGTATTTGATACTGTTGACATGCTTAATAATAGAGCAACTGAACTTATTCAATTATATCATTCAATGATTAGTAACACTATGAATGAGATTATGAAAATTTTAGCAATTATTTCAACTATATTTATGCCTTTAAGTTTTATTGTTGGACTTTATGGAATGAATTTTGAATATATGCCTGAACTTAAATGGCACTATGGATATTTTATATCTATTGGCTTAATGGTAGGACTTGTCATTTTAATGATTATTTATTTTAAAAAGAAAAAATGGTTTTAG
- a CDS encoding DUF2262 domain-containing protein: MQEQEFPLSQENKSVDKTEKERELIVLINSKGTFTSEITSENKNLLVANAELIAYIDCITNELHKTKAKIEWLITVEDSKRNFIYNIEKYHIYHLKVKETDTNNFLLIDVLERNLENKLLEETLKECEQKAAIVIEEPDLGKFILDKNLKAFLSKIEWLNPKKPINISLNVEENTRIKALEKVGAFFNTLEKLIGNKKEWDKKLKIYAAENLVDLANELRKNLKGMFKFIKIWKWCFIRKIELISLAINPNGEFLATFDDKKLFVGHKIIVNGNVNGELLNSVIVENFNIEDYKKVETSSAISKEKMEDTIITENEN, translated from the coding sequence ATGCAAGAACAAGAATTTCCATTAAGTCAAGAAAATAAATCAGTAGATAAAACTGAAAAAGAAAGAGAACTCATAGTCCTTATAAATTCAAAAGGAACTTTTACCTCAGAAATAACTTCTGAGAATAAAAATTTATTAGTGGCTAATGCAGAACTTATAGCATATATTGATTGTATAACTAATGAATTACACAAAACTAAAGCTAAAATAGAATGGTTAATTACAGTAGAAGATAGTAAAAGAAATTTTATTTACAATATAGAGAAATATCATATTTACCATTTAAAAGTTAAAGAAACAGATACCAATAACTTTTTACTTATAGATGTTTTAGAAAGAAATCTTGAAAATAAATTATTGGAAGAAACATTAAAAGAATGTGAACAAAAGGCTGCTATTGTAATTGAAGAACCAGATTTAGGAAAATTTATTTTGGATAAGAATTTAAAAGCATTTTTATCTAAAATAGAATGGTTAAATCCTAAAAAACCAATAAATATTTCTTTAAATGTTGAGGAAAATACTCGTATTAAAGCATTAGAAAAAGTAGGAGCATTTTTTAATACATTAGAAAAATTAATTGGAAACAAAAAAGAATGGGATAAAAAATTAAAAATTTATGCTGCTGAAAATCTAGTTGATTTAGCTAATGAATTAAGAAAAAATTTAAAGGGAATGTTTAAATTTATAAAAATATGGAAGTGGTGTTTTATTAGGAAGATTGAGCTTATTAGTTTAGCTATAAATCCTAATGGAGAGTTTTTAGCTACTTTTGATGATAAAAAATTATTTGTAGGGCATAAGATTATAGTAAATGGAAATGTCAATGGCGAGCTTTTAAATTCTGTTATAGTTGAAAATTTCAATATTGAAGATTATAAAAAAGTTGAAACTTCTTCAGCTATTAGTAAAGAAAAAATGGAAGATACAATTATTACAGAGAATGAAAACTAA
- a CDS encoding dsDNA nuclease domain-containing protein has translation MGTQATASTKGYTLQDYFGIYFFFEKENYKKIVSIELEGKDQDIEIVYKDESRDYIQVKTQEKPMKNTNFNGEAFKKGIEILYKTYDKLNKKKIRINRLILSTNMLNQGIERLTNKIKEGFEENFIYNIFEHCSADEIKKFQNKISPLIIDEKFFLSRIDESFYFNSSKSLLELKSFLEKIGIADTYSKVFNDLKTLFRENSCQRNKVIIKKDIAWIIIKNRFYSDPLEKRFDDIYKDKLSELGFLSIQDILEEYNINNILEKYLNFYELYLQIESQKIQFSIKEKEKISLKNIKIFLDKVVKIFSKNNYLNFEENNEETELIYAYLGFCIYKKSKENFRIYDELEIKETK, from the coding sequence ATGGGAACTCAAGCTACTGCTAGCACAAAAGGTTATACACTTCAAGATTATTTTGGTATTTATTTTTTCTTTGAAAAAGAAAATTATAAGAAAATTGTTTCCATTGAATTAGAAGGAAAGGATCAAGATATTGAGATAGTTTATAAAGATGAATCTCGTGATTATATCCAAGTTAAAACACAAGAAAAACCAATGAAGAACACTAATTTCAATGGAGAAGCTTTTAAAAAGGGAATAGAAATTTTATACAAAACATATGATAAACTTAATAAAAAAAAGATTAGAATAAATAGATTAATTTTATCAACAAATATGCTAAATCAAGGAATAGAAAGACTTACCAATAAAATAAAAGAAGGATTTGAAGAAAATTTTATATATAATATATTTGAACATTGTTCAGCTGATGAGATAAAAAAATTTCAGAATAAAATTAGTCCGTTAATAATAGATGAAAAATTTTTTTTATCTCGAATAGATGAAAGTTTTTATTTTAATTCTTCAAAAAGTTTATTAGAGTTAAAATCATTTTTAGAAAAAATTGGTATTGCAGATACTTATTCAAAAGTTTTTAATGATTTAAAAACTTTATTTAGAGAGAATAGTTGTCAAAGAAATAAAGTTATTATAAAAAAAGATATTGCATGGATTATTATAAAAAATAGGTTTTATAGTGATCCATTAGAAAAGCGATTTGATGATATATATAAGGATAAACTATCTGAATTAGGTTTCCTCTCTATACAAGATATTTTAGAAGAATACAATATCAATAATATTTTAGAGAAATATCTAAATTTTTATGAACTGTATTTACAAATAGAGAGTCAAAAAATTCAATTTTCTATCAAAGAAAAAGAAAAAATAAGTCTAAAGAATATCAAGATTTTTTTAGATAAAGTAGTTAAAATATTTTCTAAAAATAATTATTTAAATTTTGAGGAAAATAATGAGGAAACAGAGTTAATATATGCTTATCTTGGATTTTGCATTTATAAGAAAAGCAAAGAAAATTTTAGAATTTATGATGAATTAGAAATAAAGGAGACTAAATAA
- a CDS encoding AAA family ATPase, whose translation MIRLINPYTPGAGLMPTYLAGREKLIKEAKESILSLKSGYPQRPTAYYGLRGVGKTVLLNTIEEFALENNIIYEHIEIIEKRDFLLQLTNICRKFISRLNKIEQAKSLIDKALSVLENFRLTYTIGDSSISAEVNRKNIELLSDDLTELFVIMGNAAKKSGDCIIFFIDEIQYAKEEELSSIINALHRTGQLRLPITFFVAGLNKILKQFSEIKTYSERMFDFKKITSLNYEETKKAIIEPVKDLSVDYNEEAVKKIYDLTGGYPYFIQFFCDNLWRNIDKVNNITINDVNSTINSYFKRLDEGFFKSRFDRCTDKEKEFIQAMVKCGELPCTINNVAKILKKSVGSISPIRAQLINKGIIYSVKYGEIDFTVPQFDLFLKRVIKSINL comes from the coding sequence ATGATTAGATTAATAAATCCATATACACCAGGTGCTGGACTTATGCCAACATATTTAGCTGGAAGAGAAAAATTAATAAAAGAAGCTAAAGAATCAATATTATCTTTAAAATCTGGTTATCCTCAAAGACCTACTGCCTATTATGGATTAAGAGGTGTAGGAAAAACTGTGCTATTAAATACAATAGAAGAATTTGCTTTAGAAAATAATATAATATATGAACACATAGAAATAATTGAAAAAAGAGATTTTTTATTGCAACTTACTAATATATGTAGAAAATTTATTAGCAGACTAAATAAAATAGAACAAGCAAAATCATTAATTGATAAAGCATTAAGTGTTTTGGAAAATTTTAGATTAACATATACTATAGGAGATAGTTCTATTTCAGCAGAAGTAAATAGAAAAAATATTGAGCTTCTATCAGATGACTTGACAGAATTATTTGTAATAATGGGAAATGCAGCTAAAAAATCAGGTGATTGTATTATATTTTTCATAGATGAAATTCAGTATGCAAAAGAAGAAGAACTTTCTTCAATAATAAATGCTTTGCATAGAACAGGTCAATTAAGGCTACCTATTACTTTTTTTGTAGCTGGCTTAAATAAAATATTGAAGCAATTTTCAGAAATAAAGACATATAGTGAAAGAATGTTTGATTTTAAAAAGATAACATCTTTAAATTATGAAGAAACAAAAAAAGCAATTATAGAACCTGTAAAAGATTTAAGTGTAGACTATAATGAAGAAGCTGTAAAAAAGATATATGATCTTACAGGAGGATATCCTTATTTTATTCAATTCTTTTGTGATAATTTATGGAGGAATATAGATAAAGTAAATAACATCACTATCAATGATGTAAATTCAACTATTAATAGTTATTTTAAAAGATTAGATGAAGGATTTTTTAAATCTAGGTTTGATAGATGTACAGACAAAGAAAAAGAATTTATACAAGCAATGGTTAAATGTGGAGAGCTTCCATGTACTATAAATAATGTAGCAAAAATACTAAAGAAATCTGTTGGAAGTATTTCTCCTATTAGAGCACAATTAATAAATAAAGGTATAATTTATTCAGTTAAATATGGTGAAATTGATTTTACAGTTCCACAGTTTGACTTATTTTTGAAGAGAGTTATAAAAAGTATAAATTTATAG